The following proteins are co-located in the Silene latifolia isolate original U9 population chromosome 1, ASM4854445v1, whole genome shotgun sequence genome:
- the LOC141616838 gene encoding uncharacterized protein LOC141616838: MGTPLTALYSPKTPLIFKTSATHFNKHLVCRSHSSISLPSRTVNSSTFSSLLLNSANLRNTHLVKPVKCAVTDNPSSNFGFEPNVFAQKIRNLSPESVKETISSLSVFDVCKWLGIAAIVVAALKWSVDLMFNPFVWMYFSWTWLFWPWFVAIGVGVYGVYSFRKHSLGEASLVEQLAIVTSAFTWLTLVPPAFFNGFLEGWPYVFFLVYHYFFFFNVSIRKRLYGDYNVRPHDPKWDVSVPSWYQVLFAVGVTAGHWLAAFEGPELHLIPGGWSNFVIWGLIMVTLFMHYHASLYLAKYSEKIVVPTAVVQFGPYRWVRHPIYASTMLLFLTYFVALRAPLSCLYIVAVCIMYYDQKAKLEEALMIDTFGEGYVEYASKVRYKFIPFLY; the protein is encoded by the coding sequence ATGGGTACTCCATTAACTGCCTTATACTCACCTAAAACCCCTTTAATTTTCAAAACTTCAGCTACGCATTTCAACAAACACCTGGTGTGCAGATCACACTCCTCCATTTCTTTACCATCTAGAACGGTAAATTCTTCAACTTTTTCATCTCTACTGTTAAATTCAGCTAATTTGAGAAATACCCACTTAGTTAAACCTGTTAAATGTGCTGTTACTGATAACCCCAGTTCAAATTTTGGATTTGAACCCAATGTTTTTGCTCAAAAGATTAGGAATTTGTCTCCGGAGTCGGTGAAAGAGACGATATCAAGTTTGAGTGTGTTTGATGTTTGTAAATGGTTGGGAATTGCAGCAATTGTTGTTGCTGCATTGAAATGGAGTGTTGATTTGATGTTTAATCCTTTTGTTTGGATGTATTTTAGTTGGACATGGTTGTTTTGGCCATGGTTTGTGGCAATTGGGGTTGGGGTTTACGGGGTGTATTCTTTCCGAAAGCATTCGCTTGGCGAAGCTAGCCTTGTCGAGCAACTTGCCATTGTTACTTCTGCATTTACTTGGCTGACATTAGTgccacctgcattttttaacggGTTTTTAGAAGGGTGGCCGTACGTTTTCTTCTTGGTGTATCACTATTTCTTTTTCTTCAATGTGAGTATTCGGAAGCGTCTTTATGGGGATTATAATGTTAGACCACATGATCCTAAGTGGGATGTGAGTGTTCCTAGTTGGTATCAAGTTTTGTTTGCTGTTGGAGTTACGGCTGGACATTGGCTTGCAGCGTTTGAGGGTCCGGAATTGCACCTTATTCCAGGGGGGTGGAGTAACTTTGTTATATGGGGTTTGATTATGGTTACGCTGTTTATGCATTACCACGCCTCGTTGTACCTGGCGAAGTATTCAGAGAAGATTGTGGTGCCTACTGCAGTTGTGCAGTTTGGGCCATATAGATGGGTTCGTCATCCCATTTACGCATCGACAATGCTGTTGTTCTTGACGTACTTTGTGGCTCTTCGGGCTCCGTTAAGCTGCTTGTATATTGTTGCAGTTTGTATTATGTATTATGATCAGAAAGCAAAGTTGGAGGAAGCATTAATGATTGACACGTTTGGAGAGGGGTACGTTGAGTACGCAAGCAAAGTTAGGTACAAATTCATTCCTTTTCTTTACTAG